A stretch of Cryptomeria japonica unplaced genomic scaffold, Sugi_1.0 HiC_scaffold_749, whole genome shotgun sequence DNA encodes these proteins:
- the LOC131872730 gene encoding G-type lectin S-receptor-like serine/threonine-protein kinase SD2-5 has product MDEQYPVSRFCGTVSLQDALVRPILLSSNISYNDMNLQFGCGFLCYGSPCDTGYLLATFFAVYDIDGRLFDMEMSFDYPTDTLLRGQKLKAGQKITANISHKNTSQCRFYCTLLHDSFAMFTASAPAKMYFRYPETRAGVEFSYIQFDNQSVHIYSQGGGPPSINLSVSKTYLYFRLDSDGHLRVCSILQTTGRSSPDYLPSFMRSVAECDYPRPCGDYGVCTNGQCSCPTNGNAFKPIDVTEPNFGCVPRVPLVCSDKSRRKDHHFLELEHVSYFTYVFENASRPGLISSEECKRLCPEDCSCKAAFFRYEANFCTGYCYLESNIYSMKTNSPVHEFYNSAAYIKIQSRSKRSKYLVVVIICASVGGALALLILLWAWINKSQNSRQQTEKDEDDGEHDHVDWPGRLPLSFSFQDLQDATNGFSMKLGRGGFGSVYEGVLADGSKIAVKRLDGAGQ; this is encoded by the exons ATGGATGAACAATATCCAGTCTCTAGATTTTGTGGCACCGTCAGTTTACAAGATGCACTCGTCAGACCGATCCTTTTGAGCAGTAATATCTCATATAATGATATGAATCTGCAGTTTGGATGTGGATTCCTCTGCTATGGCAGTCCTTGTGACACAGGCTACCTACTTGCAACTTTCTTTGCTGTTTACGACATTGATGGTAGGCTGTTTGATATGGAAATG TCTTTTGACTATCCAACTGATACCCTGCTGCGAGGGCAGAAATTAAAGGCAGGACAGAAGATTACAGCAAACATTTCTCATAAGAATACAAGCCAATGTCGTTTCTATTGTACCTTGCTTCATGATAGTTTTGCTATGTTTACAGCCTCTGCACCTGCTAAAATGTATTTCAGATATCCCGAGACACGTGCAGGTGTTGAGTTCTCTTATATTCAGTTCGACAATCAGTCCGTCCATATATATTCTCAAGGAGGAGGACCACCGTCAATCAATTTATCAGTATCCAAAACCTACCTTTACTTTAGGTTAGATTCAGATGGACATTTAAGGGTTTGCTCCATCCTCCAAACAACGGGAAGATCTTCCCCTGACTATCTGCCATCCTTTATGAGATCAGTGGCTGAGTGCGATTATCCAAGACCATGCGGAGACTATGGTGTTTGCACAAATGGTCAGTGCAGCTGTCCAACAAATGGCAATGCTTTCAAACCGATTGATGTCACAGAACCCAATTTCGGATGTGTTCCTCGCGTTCCTCTGGTGTGCTCAGATAAAAGTAGGCGCAAAGATCATCACTTTTTGGAACTGGAGCACGTTTCCTACTTTACATATGTTTTCGAAAATGCCTCCAGACCAGGATTGATTTCATCTGAGGAATGTAAAAGACTTTGCCCTGAAGACTGCTCTTGCAAAGCAGCTTTTTTCAGGTATGAGGCCAATTTTTGTACTGGTTATTGCTATCTAGAGTCCAATATCTATTCTATGAAAACTAATAGTCCAGTACATGAGTTTTACAATTCCGCTGCTTATATTAAAATCCAGTCAAGGTCCAAGCGCAGTAAATACTTGGTTGTCGTCATCATCTGTGCTTCTGTGGGCGGAGCGCTAGCTCTATTAATCTTATTGTGGGCATGGATAAATAAGTCTCAGAATAGCAGACAGCagacagaaaaggatgaagatgatggtGAGCATGATCATGTAGATTGGCCAGGACGCTTACCATTGTCGTTCTCATTCCAAGATTTGCAAGACGCAACAAATGGCTTTAGTATGAAGTTAGGAAGAGGAGGGTTCGGGTCAGTTTACGAAGGTGTTTTGGCTGACGGCTCAAAGATAGCAGTGAAGCGCCTTGATGGGGCAGGACAATAA